A single genomic interval of Alistipes sp. ZOR0009 harbors:
- a CDS encoding SusF/SusE family outer membrane protein, which produces MKKIFLYTLMLGLFALASCDDETNPILELRKAAEFQPLAKTEFVFNKDNATQAFPTIKWARADFGVSAVVNYSVVLTNTDSKKSVVIGETGNAELQLTNAQMNAWMAKVGGYPGQTYNFTISLDVKAYDYANGPASNSLSFKAKPYDPKAVDWNFAYIAVSHPDWDYTSAFMIGDPDADGVYHGYAYFDADRLSYKVVDGKDVTKVLSKTTGTVAKKGFYEITVDASGNLTQSEPLSWAIIGDATSGGWSSDTKMDYDANARVWKVVTTLLNKEFKFRANSNWGINLGALKDKEGEIAGAVVPNGSNIKVMKAHAYIVTLDLCNADKPTYTLVETTVEQSSAEMFLPGSYQGWDPAAATCYKVTSPARDFTYSGVFYFPANTQFKYFDGGTWIGIPSSTDVAWNADHSNASFTINAKDSKDITIAYAGWYHVNVDTKKLTSTFVKSGWEIIGSATPGSWDKGTIMNYDPVTKLWSIDITLTDGEFKFRWDASWEINLGGALSGLTQGGDNLKITAGTYTVVLNPANNTATVTKK; this is translated from the coding sequence ATGAAGAAGATATTTTTATATACGCTTATGTTGGGGTTGTTTGCCCTAGCATCTTGTGATGACGAAACTAATCCTATCTTGGAGCTTCGAAAGGCTGCAGAGTTTCAGCCTCTAGCAAAAACGGAGTTTGTTTTTAATAAAGATAATGCAACCCAAGCATTTCCAACTATAAAGTGGGCTCGTGCCGATTTTGGGGTTTCTGCTGTGGTGAATTACAGCGTTGTTTTAACTAATACCGATAGCAAAAAAAGCGTGGTAATTGGAGAAACTGGTAATGCAGAACTTCAGCTTACTAATGCTCAGATGAATGCATGGATGGCAAAGGTTGGTGGTTACCCCGGTCAAACATACAACTTTACTATTTCTTTAGATGTTAAGGCTTACGACTATGCAAATGGTCCTGCCTCTAATAGTTTGTCATTTAAAGCGAAACCTTACGATCCTAAAGCTGTCGATTGGAATTTTGCCTATATAGCAGTTTCCCACCCTGATTGGGATTATACGTCTGCCTTCATGATTGGTGATCCAGATGCCGATGGAGTTTATCATGGTTACGCTTATTTTGATGCTGACCGTTTATCTTATAAGGTTGTAGATGGTAAGGATGTTACTAAAGTGCTTTCTAAAACAACAGGTACTGTTGCAAAGAAGGGATTTTACGAAATTACTGTTGATGCTTCTGGTAATCTGACTCAATCTGAACCACTATCTTGGGCTATTATTGGAGATGCGACTTCAGGAGGTTGGAGTAGTGATACTAAGATGGATTATGATGCCAATGCCCGTGTTTGGAAGGTGGTTACTACGCTTCTAAATAAAGAGTTTAAGTTTAGAGCTAATTCTAACTGGGGGATTAATTTAGGTGCATTAAAAGATAAAGAAGGAGAAATTGCAGGAGCCGTTGTTCCTAATGGTTCTAATATCAAAGTAATGAAAGCTCACGCTTACATTGTAACTCTTGATTTATGTAATGCCGATAAGCCTACCTATACGCTTGTAGAAACCACCGTAGAGCAATCTAGTGCAGAGATGTTTTTACCTGGTAGCTACCAAGGTTGGGATCCTGCTGCTGCTACATGCTATAAGGTAACATCTCCTGCTAGGGACTTTACCTATAGTGGTGTATTCTACTTCCCTGCTAATACTCAGTTTAAGTATTTTGATGGTGGTACATGGATTGGTATTCCATCGTCAACAGATGTTGCTTGGAACGCAGATCATTCTAATGCTTCGTTTACTATCAATGCTAAGGATTCTAAAGATATTACCATCGCTTACGCTGGTTGGTATCATGTTAATGTTGATACAAAGAAGTTGACTAGCACTTTTGTGAAGTCAGGTTGGGAAATAATTGGTAGTGCAACTCCTGGAAGTTGGGATAAGGGTACTATTATGAACTACGATCCTGTAACCAAGTTGTGGAGTATAGATATTACGCTTACTGATGGCGAGTTTAAATTCCGTTGGGATGCATCTTGGGAGATAAATCTAGGTGGTGCACTTTCAGGCTTAACTCAAGGAGGCGATAATCTAAAAATTACAGCAGGTACTTATACCGTAGTACTTAATCCTGCCAATAATACGGCAACTGTTACTAAAAAGTAA
- a CDS encoding alpha-amylase family glycosyl hydrolase, whose product MKYCFRIRFLVLALLVVLVKAASGQVTTIPTPAIESQGVKIVFDASQGNGGLNGYAGDVYAHIGVITNLSTSGSDWKYVKADWATNKPECKMTRTGSTTYSLDIAPSIRSFFGVPAGEQIKQVAIVFRSTDGSKTGKTSSGGDIFVDVFTNAIALKLSNPNDGATFLVGESIAVNATANASSIDLFVDNMLVKSSSTSSLSYSFIPNAAKQYSLKAVAKEGNLTEEKSISVNVVGQPVVEELPAGCRPGLNIADGKATFVLEAPYKKFCSLIGSFNGFAATGNFAMKRTPDGTKFWISVDTLRNNVDYSYQYLVDGKVKIADPYSSLVLDPWNDKYIDSQTYPNMPAYPAGLTSGIVSSFRMNPASYTWQTKSFTPSAAAKLNVYEVHLRDFLAKHDFKALTDTISYFKKLGINTIELMPVNEFEGNNSWGYNPSFYFAVDKYYGPANDLKRFVDECHKEGIAVIMDMVLNHSFGLSPLVQLYYDNTTNKVTPNNPWYNVDSPNTAYAWGYDFNHESQYTKNFVDSVNAYWMREFKIDGFRFDFTKGFTQKAGDGWAYDASRIAILKRMDAEIKKRNPNAFVILEHLTDNSEEKELANAGILLWGNMNNSSCEAAMGYNEGTKSDLSWASYAKRGWSKPNVVAYMESHDEERVSFKQQAYGATNGAYNVKNLATANQRHSALAAIFLSIPGPKMIWQWQELGYDYSINTCENGSISNDCRTNPKPTFWTKYNQNAENKSRMELKSVFEQMNQLRNTYPAFSTSSFKDSLAGAVKYVKLNDSDMDVITMANFDVVERPIQVAVAGSGYYYSHFAKDSIQIANGRITTMLKPGQFHVLTSKRLFVPLKLSILSPAEASSYKVDDVITIKATSSASKVTLFVNDVKVADFGANVDYRYTVVKAGTYTIKVVATLGSNVEEKTRTITVTDNPVDLKIVSPADKQEFFVGDQIQVAASANSSAIALSLNGTEVATGVSSISYTYNTTKAEVLKLRFVASNTTLVVDSTITVKVKYKMLPNKFGPNPVAAGGVVSFNIVAAEGGAVTIQVLNTNGSVIANKKVSVAKGDNLVPLNTAELAAGGGIYLIRISGCGVNLKEKLVIL is encoded by the coding sequence ATGAAATATTGTTTTAGAATCAGATTTTTAGTGCTTGCCCTACTTGTTGTACTGGTTAAGGCAGCATCTGGTCAGGTTACCACTATTCCTACACCAGCCATCGAATCTCAAGGGGTGAAAATAGTGTTTGATGCATCGCAAGGTAACGGTGGCCTTAATGGCTATGCTGGCGATGTATACGCGCATATTGGTGTAATCACCAACCTGAGTACTAGCGGATCGGATTGGAAGTACGTGAAGGCTGATTGGGCAACCAATAAGCCAGAGTGCAAGATGACACGAACTGGCTCTACTACCTACTCTTTGGATATAGCACCTTCCATTCGTTCGTTTTTTGGGGTTCCTGCAGGAGAGCAGATTAAGCAGGTGGCAATAGTGTTTCGAAGTACCGATGGTTCTAAAACTGGAAAGACTAGCTCTGGTGGAGATATTTTTGTAGATGTCTTTACAAATGCGATAGCCCTCAAGTTGAGCAATCCGAACGACGGGGCAACCTTCTTAGTGGGGGAGTCAATAGCCGTGAATGCAACGGCCAATGCATCATCTATCGATCTATTTGTGGATAATATGCTTGTAAAATCCTCTTCTACATCTTCATTGTCCTACTCTTTTATTCCTAATGCCGCAAAGCAGTATAGCTTAAAGGCGGTTGCTAAGGAAGGGAACTTGACCGAAGAAAAGTCTATTTCTGTAAATGTGGTAGGTCAGCCGGTGGTAGAGGAGCTGCCTGCGGGTTGCCGTCCGGGGCTAAATATTGCCGATGGAAAGGCGACTTTTGTGCTCGAAGCTCCCTATAAGAAGTTCTGCTCTTTAATTGGCAGTTTCAACGGCTTTGCTGCAACAGGTAATTTTGCGATGAAAAGAACCCCAGATGGGACCAAGTTCTGGATTTCAGTTGATACGTTAAGGAATAATGTGGACTACAGCTACCAGTACTTGGTTGATGGAAAGGTGAAGATTGCAGATCCCTACTCAAGCTTAGTGCTAGACCCTTGGAACGATAAGTATATCGACAGCCAAACGTACCCCAATATGCCCGCATATCCAGCAGGATTAACTAGCGGCATCGTCTCTTCTTTTAGGATGAATCCAGCCAGCTATACCTGGCAAACAAAGAGCTTTACCCCTTCAGCAGCTGCTAAGCTAAATGTTTACGAGGTGCATTTGAGGGACTTTTTAGCCAAGCACGATTTTAAGGCGCTTACCGATACAATTAGCTACTTTAAAAAGCTAGGCATAAATACCATAGAGCTGATGCCCGTTAATGAGTTCGAAGGAAACAACAGCTGGGGGTACAACCCAAGCTTCTACTTTGCCGTCGATAAGTATTATGGGCCAGCAAACGATCTTAAGCGATTTGTTGACGAATGCCACAAAGAGGGAATAGCCGTTATAATGGATATGGTTTTGAACCATAGCTTCGGATTATCTCCGCTTGTGCAGCTTTACTACGATAATACAACCAACAAGGTTACCCCAAATAACCCTTGGTATAATGTCGACTCTCCCAATACCGCCTACGCTTGGGGGTACGACTTTAACCACGAAAGCCAGTATACCAAAAATTTTGTCGATTCGGTTAACGCCTACTGGATGAGGGAATTTAAGATAGATGGCTTCCGATTCGACTTCACAAAGGGCTTTACGCAAAAGGCGGGTGACGGATGGGCTTACGATGCCTCTCGTATTGCCATTTTAAAAAGAATGGATGCCGAGATCAAGAAGCGCAACCCTAATGCCTTTGTGATACTGGAGCATTTAACCGACAACTCGGAGGAAAAGGAGCTGGCAAATGCAGGCATTCTGCTTTGGGGAAATATGAATAACAGCTCGTGCGAGGCGGCTATGGGGTATAACGAGGGCACAAAGTCTGATCTTTCGTGGGCATCATATGCCAAAAGAGGATGGAGTAAACCTAACGTTGTTGCCTATATGGAAAGCCACGACGAGGAGCGCGTCTCCTTTAAGCAGCAGGCTTATGGGGCAACCAACGGTGCTTACAACGTAAAGAATTTGGCAACAGCCAACCAAAGACATTCCGCATTAGCGGCCATATTCCTCTCCATTCCCGGGCCCAAAATGATTTGGCAGTGGCAGGAGTTGGGCTATGACTATTCGATTAATACCTGCGAAAATGGTTCTATAAGCAACGATTGTAGAACTAACCCAAAACCTACATTTTGGACAAAGTACAACCAGAATGCTGAGAACAAATCACGAATGGAGCTTAAGTCGGTATTCGAGCAGATGAATCAGCTTCGAAATACCTACCCCGCATTCTCGACTAGCAGCTTTAAGGATAGCCTAGCTGGGGCTGTTAAGTACGTAAAGCTGAATGATAGCGATATGGATGTTATCACCATGGCTAACTTCGATGTGGTGGAGCGTCCAATTCAGGTGGCAGTTGCTGGCAGCGGTTACTACTACAGCCATTTTGCAAAGGATTCTATTCAAATAGCAAATGGTCGGATTACCACTATGCTAAAGCCAGGGCAGTTCCATGTGCTTACTAGCAAGCGGTTGTTTGTTCCATTAAAGCTGTCAATACTATCGCCTGCCGAGGCTTCGTCGTACAAGGTAGACGACGTTATTACCATCAAGGCAACCTCTAGCGCATCGAAGGTAACGCTATTTGTGAATGATGTTAAGGTGGCCGATTTTGGTGCAAATGTAGACTACCGCTACACCGTAGTTAAGGCAGGGACCTACACCATAAAGGTGGTGGCCACGTTGGGTAGTAACGTCGAAGAAAAGACGCGTACCATTACCGTAACCGATAATCCTGTCGACTTGAAGATTGTATCGCCAGCTGATAAGCAGGAGTTTTTTGTTGGAGATCAGATTCAGGTGGCGGCATCGGCCAACTCTTCGGCCATAGCGCTATCTCTAAATGGAACAGAGGTGGCTACAGGTGTAAGTAGCATTTCCTACACCTATAACACCACTAAAGCCGAGGTGCTAAAGCTTCGCTTTGTGGCATCAAACACCACTTTGGTGGTAGATTCTACCATTACTGTTAAGGTGAAGTATAAGATGCTGCCCAACAAGTTTGGTCCAAACCCAGTAGCTGCAGGGGGCGTCGTTAGCTTCAACATTGTTGCAGCCGAGGGTGGTGCAGTAACCATACAGGTGCTTAATACCAACGGAAGCGTTATTGCCAATAAAAAGGTAAGCGTAGCTAAGGGAGATAACTTGGTTCCTTTAAATACGGCAGAGCTGGCAGCAGGTGGTGGAATATACCTGATTCGCATTTCAGGATGCGGAGTTAACCTAAAGGAGAAGCTGGTAATTCTTTAA